In the Chroococcidiopsis sp. SAG 2025 genome, one interval contains:
- a CDS encoding NB-ARC domain-containing protein — MDVELGLRIVEQILDKKHLSKVQEILLQQSLVGHSYIEIAKSSGYDAGYLKDAGSQLWQILSHALGEKVSKNNLAAVLKRNSCRYGHTEPDRQFNSQLNSTFYSTSDSSVRAQSRAPLTTSDSQHRKPEIDISCFYGRSTELSLLEQWILGDDNSISRCRVLAIVGMGGIGKTALSTKLITQIQDKFDCTIWRSLQSAPSLSELLSDIIPVLTQQLDPYLPEKLGDRISLLLSYLRQQRCLLILDSWETILTSNDRLGCYREGFEGYGELIERLGTEMHQSCLILTSREKPKEIIAYSGEKLAVRSLQLTGLQVTEINAIYQTINTFWGTPEEWQQLVDYYSGNPLSLKIVASAIQALFDGNISQFLQCWRAEVFILDGIRDLLDSQFNRLSDLETEVMYWLAIEREPVKVIELQDDLLSILSKQQLVNTLNSLCRRCLIDKNGGKFIQSPLITDYIVEKFTQQIYQEISLEDREVFGDRLSSKKQF, encoded by the coding sequence ATGGATGTCGAATTAGGCTTAAGGATTGTCGAGCAAATTTTAGATAAAAAACACTTGTCTAAAGTGCAGGAAATTTTATTGCAACAGTCTTTGGTAGGACATTCTTACATAGAAATTGCTAAATCTTCTGGCTATGATGCTGGCTATCTCAAAGATGCAGGTTCTCAGTTGTGGCAAATTCTCAGCCACGCTTTAGGAGAGAAAGTAAGCAAAAATAATCTGGCTGCTGTACTAAAACGTAATTCTTGTCGTTACGGACATACAGAGCCAGACAGACAATTCAATTCACAATTAAATTCCACTTTCTATTCGACTTCCGACTCCTCAGTACGGGCGCAAAGCCGTGCGCCCCTAACAACTTCCGATTCCCAACATCGAAAACCAGAGATTGACATTTCTTGTTTCTACGGACGCAGTACCGAATTATCTTTATTAGAACAATGGATTTTAGGTGACGATAACTCCATTTCACGCTGTCGTGTATTAGCAATTGTGGGAATGGGTGGAATTGGTAAAACTGCTTTATCTACTAAGTTAATAACTCAGATTCAGGATAAATTTGACTGTACAATTTGGCGATCGCTACAATCTGCACCTTCTCTATCTGAATTATTATCAGACATAATTCCCGTCCTGACTCAACAACTCGATCCTTATCTTCCAGAAAAATTGGGCGATCGCATTTCACTTTTACTCTCTTATTTACGTCAGCAGCGCTGTCTTTTAATCTTAGATAGTTGGGAAACAATTCTGACTAGCAACGATCGCTTGGGCTGTTATCGAGAAGGATTTGAAGGTTATGGGGAGTTGATCGAGCGTTTGGGTACAGAAATGCATCAAAGTTGCTTAATTCTCACTAGCCGAGAAAAACCTAAAGAAATTATCGCTTATTCAGGAGAAAAACTTGCAGTGCGATCGCTACAACTTACCGGACTACAAGTTACTGAAATTAATGCTATTTATCAGACGATTAATACCTTCTGGGGAACTCCTGAAGAATGGCAGCAACTAGTTGATTATTACAGTGGCAATCCGCTCAGCCTCAAAATAGTTGCATCTGCTATTCAAGCTTTATTTGACGGTAATATTTCTCAATTTTTGCAATGCTGGCGAGCGGAAGTTTTTATCCTTGATGGAATTCGAGATTTACTAGACTCCCAGTTTAATCGCTTGTCCGATTTAGAAACAGAAGTGATGTATTGGCTGGCGATCGAGCGAGAACCAGTTAAGGTAATCGAACTACAAGACGATTTACTTTCCATTCTCTCTAAACAGCAGCTTGTTAATACTTTAAATTCTCTTTGCCGTCGTTGTTTAATCGATAAAAATGGAGGAAAATTTATCCAGAGTCCATTGATTACAGATTATATTGTTGAAAAGTTTACTCAACAAATATATCAAGAAATAAGTTTAGAAGATAGAGAGGTTTTTGGCGATCGCCTATCATCAAAAAAACAATTTTAA
- the dapF gene encoding diaminopimelate epimerase, whose translation MTIEFVKYHGLGNDFILIDNRASSEPIVTPEQAVKLCDRHFGIGADGVIFALPGTNGTDYTMRIFNSDGSEPEMCGNGIRCFTKFLADLEEISNPTSRLRIHTLAGIIVPQLTADGQVKVDMGEPRLLAEEIPTTLVAAGEKVINQSLNVAGQSWSVTCVSMGNPHCITFVDDVAAIPLEEIGPQFEHHPVFPQRTNTEFIQVTSRDYLKMRVWERGAGATLACGTGACASLVAGVLAGKCDHVATVELPGGCLQIEWSHDQKLYMTGAAERVFAGKIE comes from the coding sequence ATGACTATCGAATTTGTTAAATATCACGGGTTAGGTAACGATTTTATTTTGATTGACAATCGCGCCTCTAGCGAACCAATCGTTACGCCAGAGCAAGCTGTCAAATTATGCGATCGCCATTTTGGTATTGGTGCTGATGGTGTCATCTTCGCCCTACCTGGAACCAATGGCACTGATTACACCATGCGGATTTTTAACTCTGATGGCTCGGAACCGGAAATGTGCGGTAACGGAATTCGCTGTTTTACCAAATTTCTAGCAGATTTAGAGGAAATCAGCAATCCTACCTCTCGCCTCCGCATTCATACTTTAGCTGGTATCATCGTTCCCCAACTCACTGCTGACGGTCAGGTCAAGGTAGACATGGGAGAACCAAGATTGTTAGCCGAGGAAATTCCGACAACTCTTGTCGCTGCTGGAGAGAAAGTTATTAACCAATCTCTAAACGTTGCAGGTCAGTCTTGGTCAGTTACTTGTGTCAGCATGGGTAATCCTCACTGTATTACCTTTGTTGATGATGTGGCTGCTATTCCCCTAGAGGAGATCGGACCCCAGTTTGAACATCATCCCGTTTTCCCCCAGCGCACGAATACGGAATTTATTCAAGTCACAAGCAGAGATTACTTGAAAATGCGGGTCTGGGAACGCGGTGCTGGAGCAACTTTAGCCTGCGGTACGGGTGCTTGTGCTTCCCTGGTAGCTGGCGTGTTAGCCGGAAAATGCGATCACGTTGCTACTGTAGAACTTCCAGGTGGCTGTCTGCAAATTGAATGGTCGCACGACCAAAAACTTTACATGACGGGTGCGGCAGAGCGCGTGTTTGCGGGGAAGATCGAGTAA
- a CDS encoding M23 family metallopeptidase: MNKLIGSREQRAGSREKGAGRAGGAGEAGGENTNYQLPITNYQLPVLHCFLLSLGITLVSALPAQALQVRVAPTKPHLGDTLSVVVRPNNPDVNVSPIVSVNRKTYPAFAIAPGVFRAFIPTTPLQKVGKREIQISSEGKVRNIAVWVANRKFPVQRINFRPGKAGLEATELELSRVAAFKSLVTPQKFWNGPFLKPNRGRVSTIYGVRRYYNGKFAKDYYHRGVDYAGPVGSPVIAPAAGRVSLIGLESQGFRVHGNIIGLDHGQGVTSVFLHLSRIYVREGDIVRAGQPIGAVGSTGASTGPHLHWGFYVQGEAVDPTTWREQGMN, encoded by the coding sequence ATGAATAAATTAATCGGGAGCAGGGAGCAGAGAGCAGGGAGCAGGGAAAAGGGAGCTGGCAGAGCTGGCGGAGCTGGGGAGGCTGGGGGAGAAAATACCAATTACCAATTACCAATTACCAATTACCAATTACCAGTTCTCCACTGCTTTCTACTCTCACTGGGTATTACCTTAGTCTCAGCCTTACCAGCCCAAGCCTTGCAGGTACGGGTCGCTCCCACTAAGCCTCATTTAGGCGACACGCTGTCGGTAGTCGTCAGACCAAACAACCCCGATGTCAACGTCAGTCCTATCGTGAGTGTCAATCGCAAAACTTATCCGGCTTTTGCGATTGCTCCTGGTGTATTTCGCGCTTTTATTCCTACCACACCTTTACAAAAAGTAGGAAAAAGAGAAATTCAGATCAGCAGTGAAGGTAAAGTTAGAAATATAGCCGTATGGGTTGCAAATCGTAAGTTTCCCGTGCAGAGAATTAACTTTCGACCAGGGAAGGCTGGGCTAGAAGCAACCGAACTCGAACTGAGTCGGGTAGCAGCTTTTAAATCGCTCGTTACCCCGCAAAAATTCTGGAATGGTCCTTTTCTTAAGCCCAATCGCGGCAGAGTCAGCACGATTTACGGAGTGCGTCGCTATTACAATGGCAAATTTGCTAAAGATTACTACCATCGTGGCGTTGACTATGCAGGTCCGGTAGGTTCTCCCGTAATTGCTCCTGCCGCAGGGCGAGTTTCCTTAATCGGTTTAGAATCTCAAGGGTTTCGAGTTCACGGTAATATAATTGGACTCGATCACGGTCAAGGAGTAACGAGTGTTTTCCTCCACTTAAGCCGGATCTACGTTAGAGAAGGGGATATTGTGAGAGCCGGACAACCGATCGGCGCGGTGGGTTCGACGGGGGCTTCAACTGGACCCCATTTGCATTGGGGATTTTACGTTCAAGGGGAAGCAGTCGATCCGACAACTTGGCGGGAACAAGGAATGAATTAG
- a CDS encoding cation:proton antiporter, translating to MQEDFRLIVDLVLVLAVAAGGGLLAALCRQPVLLGYLLGGMVVGPAGLGLIKELVQVETLAQFGVAFLLFALGVEFSFAELKKVQAIALGGGGLQIALTILVTVLVCGVAGAWEILPAKGVFLGSILSLSSTAVVLKCLMERNETASSHGQVMLGILVVQDLALGLMLAVLPALDQPPQLIGIAVATALLRIGLFAAGAVAAGIWLIPPLLRLLARTESKELFLLGVVALCLGIALLTEHLGLSIEMGAFVAGLMISEVEYADQTLTYVEPLRDIFATLFFAAIGMLIDPVFLWQNLELILGLVALVFVGKFAIVMPLVMLFRYPLKTALIAGLGLAQIGEFSFVLASEGRSLGLVSRPVYLLILGTTAVTLVLTPFVLRLVPKLLELPWLKKFIEGQDLPLEISANTPQQNHVVVCGYGQVGKNLVRLLQERDRPVVVIDQSESRIQQVREAGVPYVYGNAASLHVLEKAGVERAKSLAIALPDPMSSRLCLKRALELSPDLDVVVRATKDKDIELLYQLGAREVVQPEFEASLELASHLLAQIGLAPISIQQEMQQIRNHHYLELRPERTAAQVSRELQQATQDLNSRWYALPAGSPLTGMTLEEADLRYLTGVSLMAIKRANGQEVDYPNAKTMLEKGDRLLLVGEVEELAALEELAQSEATVPEANAACHWLMVAADSPAIGQTLADIDIRRRFGIQVQAIRRDGKFLRFPDGNMALRAGDRLLLCGGYLAMTQLQKLLAVTSSPLSSVPVVKAIEAEALREYLPLDSWRE from the coding sequence GTGCAGGAAGATTTTAGATTAATAGTTGACTTGGTTTTGGTTTTGGCAGTAGCGGCAGGTGGCGGCTTACTGGCGGCGTTATGCCGTCAACCGGTACTGCTGGGCTATTTGCTGGGTGGCATGGTTGTAGGACCAGCTGGACTAGGACTGATTAAGGAATTAGTCCAAGTTGAAACTCTCGCTCAATTTGGCGTTGCCTTTCTGCTGTTTGCTTTGGGTGTAGAGTTTTCATTTGCCGAATTAAAAAAAGTGCAGGCGATCGCCCTTGGCGGAGGAGGATTGCAGATTGCCCTGACAATTCTAGTCACGGTATTGGTCTGTGGGGTTGCAGGAGCCTGGGAAATCTTACCTGCTAAGGGCGTGTTTTTGGGGTCAATTTTATCTTTATCTTCTACCGCTGTCGTCCTCAAGTGCTTAATGGAACGAAACGAAACGGCGAGTTCTCACGGACAGGTGATGTTGGGAATTCTGGTCGTCCAAGACTTAGCACTGGGATTGATGCTGGCAGTTTTACCCGCACTAGACCAACCGCCGCAGTTAATTGGTATAGCGGTAGCAACAGCACTGCTGCGAATTGGTTTATTTGCTGCCGGAGCTGTTGCCGCCGGAATTTGGCTGATTCCTCCTCTATTACGCCTGTTGGCACGAACTGAAAGCAAAGAATTATTTTTACTAGGAGTCGTAGCGCTGTGTCTGGGAATTGCTCTATTAACAGAGCATTTGGGGCTATCGATTGAAATGGGGGCGTTTGTCGCCGGATTAATGATTTCTGAAGTGGAGTATGCCGACCAGACTCTAACTTATGTCGAGCCACTGCGAGATATATTCGCGACGCTGTTTTTTGCCGCGATTGGAATGCTAATCGATCCCGTGTTTTTGTGGCAAAATTTGGAGTTAATTTTAGGACTGGTGGCTTTGGTTTTTGTGGGTAAGTTCGCAATTGTCATGCCCTTAGTCATGCTTTTCCGTTACCCATTGAAAACAGCTTTGATTGCGGGATTAGGATTGGCTCAGATTGGAGAATTCTCGTTTGTATTAGCGAGTGAAGGGCGATCGCTCGGTTTGGTGTCCCGTCCCGTCTACCTGCTGATTTTGGGTACGACTGCCGTTACGCTCGTTCTTACGCCTTTCGTGTTGCGACTCGTGCCAAAGTTATTGGAATTACCTTGGTTGAAAAAATTCATCGAGGGGCAAGATTTACCACTCGAAATCTCAGCCAACACGCCTCAACAAAATCACGTTGTCGTCTGCGGTTACGGACAGGTTGGGAAAAACTTAGTGCGCTTGTTACAAGAACGCGATCGCCCCGTAGTCGTAATCGACCAATCAGAAAGCCGAATTCAGCAAGTCCGCGAGGCGGGCGTACCCTATGTATATGGCAATGCAGCTAGTTTACACGTATTAGAAAAGGCAGGGGTCGAACGAGCTAAGTCGCTGGCGATCGCCCTTCCCGATCCGATGAGCAGCCGCCTGTGCCTGAAGCGGGCGTTGGAATTATCGCCCGATCTCGATGTGGTAGTACGGGCAACTAAAGATAAAGATATTGAATTACTCTATCAATTAGGGGCGAGAGAGGTCGTACAGCCGGAGTTTGAAGCGAGTTTGGAATTAGCTAGTCATTTGCTAGCACAGATTGGCTTAGCACCGATTTCGATTCAGCAAGAAATGCAGCAAATTCGCAATCATCATTATCTAGAGTTACGTCCAGAACGGACGGCGGCTCAAGTTTCGCGCGAATTGCAGCAGGCTACTCAAGATTTAAATAGCCGTTGGTACGCCTTACCAGCAGGTTCGCCACTCACGGGGATGACGCTAGAAGAAGCTGACTTGCGCTACTTGACGGGGGTGAGTTTGATGGCAATTAAACGGGCAAACGGGCAAGAGGTCGATTATCCCAATGCTAAGACGATGTTGGAAAAGGGCGATCGCCTATTGTTAGTGGGAGAAGTAGAAGAATTAGCCGCTTTAGAGGAATTGGCTCAAAGCGAGGCAACTGTACCAGAAGCCAACGCTGCTTGTCATTGGTTGATGGTAGCTGCTGATAGCCCCGCGATCGGTCAAACTTTGGCGGATATCGATATTCGCCGTCGTTTTGGCATACAAGTCCAAGCCATTCGCCGCGACGGTAAATTTCTGCGGTTTCCCGATGGCAATATGGCTTTACGGGCAGGCGATCGCTTGCTATTGTGCGGCGGTTACTTGGCAATGACGCAGTTGCAAAAGTTGCTAGCCGTCACTTCAAGTCCGCTCTCCAGCGTACCAGTGGTGAAAGCTATAGAAGCAGAAGCTTTGCGGGAGTATTTGCCGTTGGATAGTTGGAGAGAATAA
- a CDS encoding MarR family winged helix-turn-helix transcriptional regulator has product MSEQNTQFNLIQLGNVANTCTCFNLRKATRVVTQFFDEQLKPSGLLITQFTILVAIAQAGSGTINDLADLLVMDRTTLTRNLKPLEREGLVTIQPGEDRRIRVVSLTAKGRNALAVALPLWERAQTSVIDGLGQQQWSSLLMALSNTVSLAPES; this is encoded by the coding sequence ATGTCAGAGCAAAACACCCAATTCAATTTAATTCAGTTAGGCAATGTTGCTAATACCTGTACCTGTTTTAATCTCCGCAAAGCCACTCGCGTTGTGACGCAATTCTTTGACGAGCAGCTCAAGCCGAGTGGATTGTTAATCACTCAGTTTACGATATTAGTAGCGATCGCTCAAGCAGGTTCAGGAACGATCAACGATCTAGCCGATCTCTTAGTTATGGATAGAACAACGTTGACGCGCAATCTGAAGCCACTGGAAAGAGAAGGTTTAGTTACCATTCAGCCAGGTGAGGATCGGCGGATACGGGTTGTTTCTCTGACTGCAAAAGGTCGCAATGCATTGGCTGTAGCATTGCCTTTGTGGGAACGGGCGCAAACTTCTGTAATTGATGGATTAGGTCAACAACAATGGAGTTCGCTGCTAATGGCTTTGTCTAACACCGTATCCTTAGCACCTGAAAGCTAA
- a CDS encoding DUF1565 domain-containing protein: MNFPTIIRFCQVGAIAGSLCIGMVNFPTQAQPNPLQHQASISGVKTLPSQQVIYVNSATGIDATTAGKDPSIPFRTITFALKQAHTGTLIQLAAGTYSAHSGEVFPLQLKSGVTLKGDIATNGQNVVINGGGRYLSRTFARQNVAVVAEKDSTIIGVTIGNSNLRGTGLWIESTNPTVQHSTFTNNHREGIFVTGTATPKIAANIFVKNGGNGMSLASEAQGEIRNNLFQDTGFGLAISGTAAPIVVENKIIHNRDGIFVSQEARPVLRNNAIENNQRDGIAIAACSQARVDLAGSNTFNNNGQYDIHNGGANPIVLVGGTAKTAQEAPHNQCY; encoded by the coding sequence ATGAACTTTCCCACAATCATCAGGTTTTGTCAAGTTGGCGCGATCGCCGGATCTTTGTGTATTGGTATGGTGAATTTTCCCACCCAAGCACAACCAAATCCCTTACAGCACCAAGCTTCTATTTCTGGAGTCAAAACCCTACCGAGTCAGCAGGTAATTTACGTTAACTCTGCAACAGGTATAGATGCTACCACAGCGGGTAAAGACCCCTCAATTCCGTTCCGTACTATCACTTTTGCTTTAAAACAAGCACACACTGGAACCCTAATTCAGTTAGCTGCTGGTACGTACTCGGCTCACAGTGGTGAAGTATTTCCCCTACAACTCAAATCAGGTGTAACGCTCAAAGGTGATATTGCTACTAACGGTCAGAACGTTGTGATTAATGGTGGCGGACGCTATCTCAGCCGTACGTTTGCGCGTCAGAATGTTGCTGTCGTTGCTGAAAAAGATAGCACAATTATTGGTGTGACAATTGGTAACTCCAACTTACGCGGGACGGGATTGTGGATTGAATCAACTAATCCCACCGTACAGCACAGCACCTTCACCAACAACCATCGAGAAGGAATTTTTGTCACTGGGACTGCTACACCTAAAATTGCCGCAAATATCTTTGTGAAAAATGGTGGTAACGGCATGTCTTTAGCTAGCGAAGCTCAAGGAGAGATTCGCAACAACCTGTTTCAAGACACTGGTTTCGGACTAGCGATTAGTGGTACGGCTGCACCTATAGTCGTGGAAAACAAAATTATTCACAACAGAGATGGAATTTTTGTTTCTCAAGAAGCGCGTCCGGTACTACGCAACAACGCGATCGAAAATAATCAAAGGGATGGAATTGCGATCGCGGCTTGTTCTCAAGCACGGGTCGATTTAGCTGGCAGCAACACCTTCAATAATAACGGTCAATACGACATTCACAACGGTGGTGCTAATCCAATC
- a CDS encoding Hfq-related RNA-binding protein, with protein MASDYDTALPSIRQIQSLIKSQIVVEMKLMTGDSLTGRLGWQDANCVCLIDESDRSTIIWRQAIAYLRPRVREMRDEE; from the coding sequence ATGGCTAGCGACTACGATACAGCATTACCTAGTATTCGGCAGATACAATCTCTGATTAAAAGTCAGATTGTCGTAGAAATGAAACTCATGACAGGCGACTCGCTGACGGGTAGATTAGGCTGGCAAGATGCTAATTGCGTTTGCTTAATTGATGAAAGCGATCGCTCCACTATAATTTGGCGACAAGCGATCGCCTACCTCAGACCGAGAGTTAGGGAAATGAGAGACGAAGAATAA